The following proteins are encoded in a genomic region of Pseudorca crassidens isolate mPseCra1 chromosome 1, mPseCra1.hap1, whole genome shotgun sequence:
- the CIAO2A gene encoding cytosolic iron-sulfur assembly component 2A isoform X3 codes for MERVSGLLSWTLSRVLWLSGLFERGAARQPRIMEEKALEVYDLIRTIRDPEKPNTLEELEVVTESCVEVQEINEEDYLVIIRFTPTVPHCSLATLIVGNLHF; via the exons ATGGAGCGAGTGTCCGGACTGCTCTCCTGGACGCTGAGCAGAGTCCTGTGGCTGTCGGGCCTCTTTGAGCGGGGAGCTGCCCGGCAGCCCCGGATCATGGAAGAGAAAGCGCTAGAAGTTTATG ATTTGATTCGAACTATCCGGGACCCAGAGAAGCCCAATACTTTAGAAGAACTGGAAGTGGTAACGGAAAGTTGTGTGGAGGTTCAGGAGATAAATGAAGAAGACTATTTGGTTATTATCAGGTTCACGCCAACAGTACCTCATTGCTCTTTGGCGACTCTTATTG